In the Acanthochromis polyacanthus isolate Apoly-LR-REF ecotype Palm Island chromosome 20, KAUST_Apoly_ChrSc, whole genome shotgun sequence genome, TTGTTGAGACTCTTGGCGATTTTCGTCTCCTTTTCTCCAGCCTCCACAATATTGTACCAATCATTATTCATCCAACAGTAACAATTAAGACTGATTTATAGACTACCTCAACTTTACAGATTAGTGTTTGAAATATGTAGAAGTGGTTCAAggaaaatcattaaaattatAAAGTCAAAATAATGGATTTTGTGATAAAATAATTAACTAAAATAAGAAAATGGACACATTACAGTTGTGCGTGAGCTAAAACTAAAAgatatatgtttttaaaatacttaGTAGAAAGCAgtgaataaatatattaaatagtTAGACAGTTTTCAAGTACATTATAAGCTGTGGAAATTTAAATCAGCCAAAGGCAAACAgttaaatagttagctaaaggATAAACAATTGACAGAGTAGGCAAAATGTAATGATTCAAACTGTTATCTAGAATTGTAAAACAGTTGAAACAGTTATAAAAAAGTAATGGATTATTCATTAGCATAACATTAGCTTGAGAAAATAGTTGAAAAAGCCTCAATTAAAGAATAAACAGTTGCATAGttagcacaaaataaaagatttggAAAGATAAAACTGATAAACTGTTCGCCAAAACTACCGGATTACTGATTGAAATATCAGTTTTATAATGTTGGGTAAAACAAAAGTTAGGTCGAGAAACACTAGAGATAAAGGAAAGCAATGGAAATATTTAGTCAAAAGTAAtggatttttaattaaataacacTAAACTGCTGTTAAACAGTGGAAATAGCTCAAGTAATGAATGAACAGTTGAAAGAGTTAGCTAAAACCACTAGATACCTGCTATCTGTAATTAGATGAAAACATGAGTAATCTAGCATTAAAATGGCTGACAAAATAGATAAAAAGTGGAAATATTCAGCTCAAAGTAATGGATTGTTGATAGAAATAACAGCTAACTAGTGTTAAATGAATagttaaaatagcaaaaacatgaattgtaaaaaaataaaagatttcaaAACTTAGCTAGAGCTGAGATCATAAAACAATGGGTAGTGGAAATTACTAGCTAAAACTAACGTATTACTGATTGACATAACAGTTCAGTAGTGTTAAATAAATAGCTGAAATAGCTAAAGCAATGAATAGACAATTTAAAGGGCTGAAATAAAGGTTAAACAGCTAGCTAGCATTAAAAACCATTCATAAAAAGTTGAAATAATTTCCTAAAAGTAACAGATAAATGGCTGAAAGTTCAATAATAACTGAAAAGCTGAAATACAAAGCTAAAGGTAATGGATAAATAGTGTAATAATGACCTAAAAGTACATGTTGTCAAGTTTCTGTCACTCTGAATACTGGTAGTAGGAACGCAACGTTGACCAAACCAACCCAAACACCGAGCCAGTTCAAGTGTATGAAAAAACTTCTTCACGTCACTGGTAAAGAAGGGCCATAACTCCCATTTTAGTGGATAACCATGTACAATAAAGCTTTatatcactgtccacaaaaactaGGGAAGGGGAAAGCTTCGACCTGGTTGCTGTTGCTACAGGACAATACGTCTGTCCACACAGCATCAGGTGGCAGAAGCCATTTGAACTATTGTCCCATGAAGCTTACTTACACGACCTGCACCATCTGACTTCCAAAACTGAAATCCCATTTTCCCGCCATTTTCAGGCGGGAAAATGGATGCATGAATTCATGATGAATTCATGCATGCTATTGAGGAGAATCTGGAAGCTTAAGATGTTACCTTCTTTCATAATGCGACAAAGAAGCTTCAACATCAGTGGACCAAGTACAGTGATGTTAAAAGAGAAAATCTTTCTCCTGTGAGGTTTTCTGGTGAGGCCGAGAACTTTGTGAAGTGCCCTCATATGTACGTTACATTAGGTTTCAAAATCTATCGACATGAACAGGTGGAACATGAAGAAGTGAGAGGAAAGTCAATCTTTCCATACTTTCCTTTCACGTCTTTAAGAGAACAGATACTCGCCTCCAGGTACACAGCCCAGGGCATGACCAGCGAGGCCACCAGCAGGTCAGCGACCGCCAGGCTGACCACCAGGTAGTTTGTGGTGGTCTGGAGAGAACGTTCCCTCAGCACAGCCAGACACACCAACACATTCCCAAATACGATAGCCAGGATGAGCAGGGAGTACAGCATGGCGTAGTAGTTGCGCTCGTCCTGCCCTGTTGCCTCCGAGCTCTCGTTCCTCTCGTCCCATCCGAGGCGGTCTGACTCGTTCCAGAGCCGCTCAGCGCTGCTAAACATCGCCATGGAGACGTCCCGGTGACATGGGAGGTGAGATGTTTGGCAGACCTACCCAAAGAACAGATCATATTTCATGTTTACCCATTACTTACATCACTTCCTCTCTTTTGGATTTGCGTGTAAACACAGACCTAACATTTTTCACATCTCATCAGTCGGGTTAGTAAAACATATCAGCCCTCGGATGATGTTGCCATGCAGCATTTCATGCCAGAGGCCTGCTGGGAAACATCCCAGCTTTTAGCAACAATAGTcaaattaacaaataaataaaagataatgTCTGAAATGCATCCCAGCAGTAGTGCTCTCTGGTGAGCATTGCTGCCGCTTGCTTTCACAAGTGCTTTATTTTTCCTACTCAATGAAAAATGGAAGCACATATTGATATGGCTGTGTGGTTCCTATCAAGACAATCACCTCCATAAAGACTCAGCAGAAATCCATGCTCTTAACAGCGAACTTTGACTGCGCAGTGCATTTATGATCGTTCCAGTCAGCCTTTCAAATGAACCCCCTTCCTTCCAGTAATGGCATTTAACACAACTAATAGAAACCGAGACTACAAAGCAGAGATGGTACCTTTAATGAGGGGCTGGCTGTGTGCCTTTGAGCAGTGTCAGTGAGGCTAACTCATTGGGGAGGGCTAATAAGTCTGTGCTGCCACCCTGAAAGGTCCTGTTGGCTCTGGTCCCATTCTCTATTCCTTGCACTCCATCCCTGCTCTCATTTATCCCCAAACCTCCCTATCTGGCCGGAGTCCAGATAACGGTGCTGTGGTAATGCTCACACCTGTTTCTGGATGGTAAACAAACTGATCCATCTTATTCCTCTCTTGCAGTGACGGAAATAGGTAGAAAGACACTGAGAAAAATGGATCATTTTTAGATTTGGCTCCAACCCAGGAGGCTTTTAAAGATTTCCTCAGTCTATAATTCCACTCAGTTCCTCAATGGCTTCGGTATCATATTATTGTCCACAAGAGGAGCTGGAGAAAGCTGAGGAAAACCAGGCACCAATACCGATCACCTTGAAGTCTCCTCAGGAGGGAGTGCAGCAGGAAGTTCATCACAAAACTGGAAATGCAAATCATAAAACATTTGAGGAAAACCACAGATATGCACACACAGAAGGAGAGGCCCATGAACCCACATGCATTTTTAATCTGAGGGCACTGATGGTGTGATGCAAGGTTGCACACAGCTCCAGCGAAAAGGTTTTGTTTATACTTGTGGAACAAGTGCTAATTGAAACAGATTGTCCACTATTGTTCTTCAGCCTCCCTCTCATGTTAACCACTGATCCTGCTCATTCAGTGTGCCATTGTGCAACACACTGACCTCCTACAAGTGTGTGTGAAATGGGCATCAGCAGACTCTTCAGTGCACAGGAACAATCGTGAATCCCCATATGCAAACAGTTCAATCCACATGCTCTGGACTCATTAGTGCACCACAGTAATGGGGGATGGTTTCACCGTGTAAGACTGCATGTAAGACTTCAAGAATTAGAATTTATTGTGAATCAATTATCAGGAGGTTGCTGCTAAATTGCACTTAGCTGACAGCTTCTAACTGATTTTTCTTATGTTCATTTGTTATCTAGAATTTATTACAGCTGTCAAGGAATCTTAATTTGCCAGAGTTTAACCTTAATCAATTAAATCCTCTGATTGGTTATCAGGCTCTGCAGCCAACGCTTCGAGAGGGGTTGGGGTCAAATATAGTACAGGAACGCAGAGGAGAAAttacgcaaaaaaaaaaatcattttcccaATACATGCAGCAtatccacaaagaaacactaaagAAACCAAAATATTCACCACAAACACATGAGCGCAAAAATCATTTCAACAGCactgtgttttttcctctccaaacaaaacgcacacacacctacGTACCTGTTACTGTGTCCCAGTGAAGGATTCATCAGATGCCATCGAGGAAAAGCACCACCCGTGCGGAGTTAAAACTTGTCCGGTCACTGCGTCCTGCGCTGCGCGGCGGAGCGGGAGGAGCGCTCGGTGCCATTGCGCGCAGGCGAATATGAATGTAGGAGGCTCACAGATGAAGCGCCTGCTCTGCCAACCGCTCTCACTTACTTCATTCAGCCCCAAATCTCCGAGGATCCGCGAACACGCGTTGAGCCAGAGGCGCGCGTACGTGGTGGAGACGTCAGGTGTCTCCCCTTTCTGCGCGTCTAGCGATCTAGTTACGCTAAGTAAAAAGCACTAGTTAGTacattggggggggggggggacttcAGGATTATGGTATTTTacgcattttttttaatgaaacaagTGTCTGCATGTGTTGCGTAAAAACTCGCCCAATGGCTGCATTCCCCGGTGTGACCCTGAGCCAGTCTGGGTCGTGCTTTCCCAGAAGTGACATTCGCGTAAAAATAGCCCTTTGGTGGCCTCATGAAACAACCAGATGAGAGAGCCAGTGAGATCTACAGAGCGTAAATTAGGTCAGTGTGAGTATATTGTGTCTCCAGCATCATGTGGGCCATTTCATAAGCCGTTCACACAATACatgccaagaaaaaaaactgcagataaGAGTACCTGGAGCATGTATCATATCTCATGTTCCCAGCCAGTGTGCTTTGTTTTGCTGTCTTCTACATGGCATTTTAAGATAGGAGCACTCGGCCTTGGAGGAGCCCCTGCAGAGCACAACAAACAAGTGAGATCTGGACCAAACCATACAAAGAACAGAGAAGGAAGGTGTTATTTTTCTTCCTATTATGATCAAGTTCCAACTCAGGATTGAATTTATCTTAAGAATGAAAACCTAGAAGAAATTCAGTAGATGCTGATACTTCATGTGGGTACATTTTAGTACTGCAGTCACCTGAGAGCCACACGATGGCCATAAGGTTCAcatttccagatattttttatctttaactAATCACACACAACAAAAGTCCACCCATGCTGCAGATTTTATTACAAAGCCttgaaaaagtgcatttttaaagaaaaaaaagcactgagCAGCGGGACATTGATGGCCTGTTCTATGTAACCGCAGTAGCTGACAAACAACCTCTACCTGATAATTTTTCACTTCAAACCACAcgtcagtttgtgttttaactAATGTGAAAGTCTCCAAATGCCCTTGGTCCGCATTGGAAATTTGGCCCATCCTTCTTCTCCACAGCGGCACGCTTTCAAATATGTCTGGCTCTGTGCAGAGCTGGAGAGATTCCTAAAATGTAGGCTACCGTAGCTGGCATGGAACTGAAACCTGACGGAACTGATGGTGTGTGACATCCATAACACATGTGAAATTTTGACTTTGGTTGATATTACATTGCGCAGTGATTCCTCCATTCGTTCATAGCCagtatccaataaattttgattTCCTTTGCACCCCATTTATGTATATTACGCAGCATTCAGGGAATCAATCACTGTTTCTCCTCATATGAGTAGCAGCTAGTGGAAGTGTGCAATATTTCCTGGAATGAATACCGCCTCTTTCACCTGGTGATTGATGACAGAGATGGACAAAAGAAAGGTGTTTGGGATGGAGCCTACTCCAAATTCATGACTTAAGACGTGTAAACCCACATCACAGCCTTCTCTGTCCTTCCTGCAGAGATCATAAAGGCGACATTGATTTCTCCACCTCTgcaagcacacacagacacacacaaagctgCTGTAGTGATGCTTTGCAAATAGCCCTGATCACAGAGAATGAGAGTGGAAGGTGGGGAGTGAAGTGCCTTCTGCTTTCCCACGTGCCAATCGAGCTCCTGACAGCCGCTTGCTCACAGAATCTATACCTGCCTGGTGTGAAGGTCAGGACTGAGAGGGCATCGCTGAAATAATGATAGAGGACAGGACAGTGGTGGTGGGAAGACGTTTTTGAGAGTTGGTTGAAAGTTTGCTGCCATCTACTGGTTCACATGTTGAACTGCTTTTACCCCACAACGAAAAAGCTGCTAGCTGAGTTCCAAATCCATAAGCCTGTATGTAGGGGCCTGTTCACACCGGGAAAGTGGCAAAGAGAATTAAGCTgaaaaaataacagtgaatGATGGTGAAACAGCTCCACaagattacattttaaaaaaaaaaaaatcactgtgcTGTTCAGGTTTAACTGGCTGTTTGACAGTATAAAAGAGTGAAAATGTTATATTTACTattaataaacacaacacttttgtttttgctcccatttttttatgagatgaactcaaagatctaaaactttttccacatacacaatatcaccatttctctcaaatattgttcacaaatctgtctaaatctgtgataatgagcacttctcctttgctgagataatccatcccacctcacaggtgtgccatatcaagatgctgattagacaccaagattagtgcacaggtgtgcctcagaCTGCCCGCAACAAAAgtccactctgaaaggtgcagttttgttttattgggggggggggtgtccactcctcttcaatggccgtttaaagttgctggatattggcgggaactggtacacactgtcgtatacgccgatccagagcatcccaaacatgctcaatgggtgacatgttcagtgagtatgctggccatgcaagaactgggacgttttcagcttccaagaactgtgtacagatccttgcaacatggggccgtgcattatcctgctgcaacatgaggtgatgttcttggatgtatgacacaacaatgggcctcaggatctcgtcacagtatctctgtgcattcaaaatgccatcaataaaatgcacctgtgttcttcatccaaAACAGACACccgcccataccataaccccaccgccacaatgggccactccatccacaacattgaagccatccatgtcaaagtagagaagccatctctgaacagggggggtggtctgcgacatcatctttcgccaatttacaatcaggtcctttcagaACTGCctaaaagaactactcagcagactcatgctaatgaccaccattggcacacgagggctcagggacatctgtgcatttcaacgacccccaccgattcTCACAatgaccatcgttgagtagtcagatgagttttggtattggtcgttagaataatagccctggacaaatctcacagaggtttaaaagctgaggcaacaccaaccaccaccagaactgaagaagcctcttggatgagaggtgaaacgtcttcaaggaactttcttcaagtccagtggattgatttaaactactttggataaccatcaCCTGGATgtatgagaacctacacagacacatcagaaaaccgctcacccacacgatgccacacacactgtctgccatctgccctgaacagtgtaaaccgggattcatcagtgaagagaacacctctccaacgtgccagatgccatcgaatgtgagcatttgcccattcaagtcggttacgacgacacACTGGAGTCAgatcgagaccccgatgagaacgacgagcatgcagatgagcttccctgagacggtttctgacagtttgtgcagaaattcttggGTTATGtgaaccgattgtttcagcagctgtccgagtggctggtctcagaccatcttggaggtgaacatgctggatgtggaggtcctgggctggtgtggttacacgtggtctgtggttgtgaggctgcttggatgtactgccaaattctctgaaacgcctttggagacggcttatggtagagaaatgaacattcaatacacgagcaacagctctggttgacattcctgctgtcagcatgccaattgcacgctccctcaaaccttgccacatctgtggcattgtactgtgtgataaaactgcatctttcagagtggccttttactGCGGGCAGtctgaggcacacctgtgcactaatcatggtgtctaatcagcatcttgatatggcacacctgtgaggtgggatggattatctcagcaaaggagaagtgctcattatcacagatttagacagatttgtgaacaatatttgagggaaatggtgatattgtgtatgtggaaaaagttttagatctttgagttcatctcataaaaaatgggagcaaaaacaaaagtgttgcgtttatatttttgttgagtgtataagCAAATTAGTGCATACATTTAATCATGCATTGGAGCTAGGAAATGACAGCGGTCTCCTAATTCCCATGATTCATTGtacaaaagacatgaaaaaaccTGAAACTATTTTTGAAAAGAGCTAAAACATCTTTGTGAACActccacaaaataaacaacaaaaagcaagcAAACTGAAAAATCCccaataaattaattaaaggaataaaaaaaataaaaggcctCAAAGtgctggggggaaaaaagcagcagctcattagaaataatgttttaaacccatgaaacacatttatttgtcttttctaatgagcttctctctgtttttcatttttagatttctttttttggctGATAATTTGGGCATGTCTTGtgtctttgcttgtttttccaAACTGCTATGAGGTATTTCAAAAAAGAAATGGCGATAAAGTGATTTAATAAgttgttttttgacatattGCTGCTGTGAcaactgtaaacaaaacagactACGCAAAGATGTGTTTAATCTTtattcaaatttatttaaaagcGTTTTCACATTAACCAGTTTGCTGCACATTCTGTTTCTATGCAGAATAAAAGTACACCTGTGGTTGAACAGCTGATATAAATCCAGTGTGAAACTTAGAAAGTCACAGGAAATGGTTAGTTTAACTCAGAACTTGAAGAGCTTGTACTTTGGTCTCCTCTTACAGTCCAACAACATTCATTGCAGGTTAACTAGAGATTCAGAATCACTGATGGAAGGCGAGAACAACTTGTAACAGTCAGTGTGATATAAAATCGTACTACTGAGGTTGCTCAAGTGTAACATCTGTTATGTATATTGTGTAGTGTTGCGTCAGCTGTGTGTTTCTAAAGACGAGGAACCTGCCGTGCAGATTTCATCCCGGGTTCACTTTCCTTCTTTCTCGACCCACTCAGTGTAGCCTCCTTTGTAATGTCTCGCCCTGAGAACAGGAAGCATCGAGAGAAGAActtagctgctgtttgttttttcactaAAAGGCCATGCAAACACACGAGAGGCCAAAGCAGCCTCTGAGGACTTTGTCTCCAGCTGCACAGCAGGACTGACTTAATAATTAATTACTGGCACACGCCATCTACGACTCGTAGCTGTAGGTGAAGTGATAGCTGGACCTTTGGATGCTTCTTGCGTGCCGTTTACCTGCTAAATCCCAGCCGATGGGCGATGTCCAACGCTTTCAGGCTCCTGTTGCCCTTTACGCAGTGAAACACAATGTTATCGTCGTCCTTTTGAGGCGCCTTCACTTCAAACTTCTGCTGAAAGAGCTCGGGGGAAAGCTGCAGAGACTCCTCCAGGGTGCCCACTGATACAAACGCACAcgaaacatttcaaacacagAAGAGCTCAGGACCagactgcatgtgtgttttcgCTTACGTGGGATGTTGACAGCTTCCAAAATGCGTCCTGCCTGGTGTTCATCAGGATTTCTCACGTCAAAAAGCTGAATGTCACGGTTTGACAGCATGGTCTTCAGCTGCGAGTGGGTCACCACTGAGGCTAATGGAGAAACACAAAAGGAAGCAAACACTTTAGCGAAGCAGCAAAACTGGACCcccactgtaaaaataaatacagctaAAATCTTAGAGTAGTgaagtggtttttttttcttccaaaaatagGTTTAATGCCATAAAATCTGACGGTTTTTAGAGCCAAAAACAAGAATGACCAGAAACAGCAGCTCATTCTCAACACACTGTTTAGACTAGAGGCCTGATTTAAGCAATAAGAATATCTATAACTTTACACTGATGCCCTAGAAAGGTCATTTTCACATGCGATTACATTAAGAGAAATTACGTTTTCTTGTTTTCGAAAATATACTCAACAGATTTGAACTTGTCACCCATTATTGCCTTTAAAGAAATGTCCCCAAATACACCGATTTAATGCTCCTTCTCCTTTATTGTTCTACCATCCACCATTTACTTTCGTgatatgtgcatttttaaatgttaaacagaCTTGCTCGATGTCAATTTTTGATCACAAACATTAAAGGCACATTGCTAGTTATGAAATATGTCTGCCATTCACAGTAGACAGGTTTTAACagaagaaaatgtcatttaCAGACAACCACAGTTATGGTTAATAATTGAGTCATGTGGCAACACTGCATAAAAATCGTAAATTATTCTTAGTAAGTCTAGATACAGCATTTAACAGTAATATTCTACTGTGGAGTGCTGAAATCAATCCATAAATTCCACTAATATTGGTAACCACTGCCCCACATTCTACCTTAGAATACAGTAATAAATTAACAGCAGGCTAATGAAGTGTTTAAAGAACCCTTAAAGTCTAACAATTGTGCACcatgtttccaaaaaaaatagGGCTAAATAATGTAACACGGGATGTTTTTTGGAGCCATACATAAGAATGACCATCAACAGCAAGGTACTGTAAAACTGACAACTGAACAATTAAGCAGCTATGAATATTATTGCTATCTTTATTATGATGTGCTGAGATAGGACCTTTACACATTTGTTCTACAATAAGTGAATTGCTTTCCCTTGGtttctaaaatatatatttaataggCTACAATTTGTCACACATTGCTTTGTGTATGTAAATGTAACTTTCTTTACCCTTTATTGTTTTAGCTTTTTTGGTGCTACAAGCATTTTTAAACAGAGTTGGTAGATGACAATTATTGATAATAAACATTAAAGACACATTATTAGTTGTGTTATCTGTCTGCGATTCACAGTTTGTAATTTACAGACAACCACAGTTCCGGTTAATGATTGATAACAGGGTCAACACTATGTTAATATATTGGGATATTACCAGAAAGTCTAGACACAGTATGAAACAGTGAACCTCATTCTGCTACGTAAATTACACTTATTCTGGCAACCACCGCTGCCAGCATTGTACTGTAGAATTCACACTGTACAGTAGAAGAAAGTAACACATCTTACAGTTGCTTAATAGAGTGTTTAAGGAACTTATAATTGTAGCACTGCAAAAATATGAATACTACAATTTACAGCAAAATGGCTACACTGTAGGCTTCTAACGctttttaatttgtaaaatcGTATCAACTTCACCATCCATTGCTTTAACTAGAACCACCAAGTCCTCCTGCTGCTGAATGCTGTAAGTATTTCCCTGCTTTAGGCCTAAACTGAACCTGAACACAGTTAAAAACCACTGGCAGACTattgttttccatttcaaacaaaaatgccAGAGTCAACCAAACTCTCACAGGTTTCCAACAATCACATGAAACCCCTGAGTGGGCTGCGCAACCTGCAGTTCATTCAGCTGGAAAATGCTGGCAGCAACTTCACATAAAACCATAAACGCCTTCAGTTATCGAGGCAATAAATATCTTTATGAGCTCCCCATTAGGCTTCAGAGCAACAGTTCCTCTGTGTTATCGGTTTATTAAGACAGCCAGAGTGCTATAAATTCATTATAATGAGATAGAAACATGTAGGTCTACTCTGGCACCCGCTCACGACACCACGAAATGCATATATCTATGGAAGTTTGATTGTGTTTTATTACCATTTTCGGATGCTTCTCCGCATTTGGGACTTGAGGTTGTAAAAGCTCGAAAAACCAAACCAAGAGTCGGATAAAGCCTGCTGTTGGCTTCAGTAGCAACCTGGCAGAAGGCTTGTGCCAAAACACAGGACAGCATGATGAAGACGCCGGACACGCCGTGAACTGAAAACATAACCTCCAGCTGCTCCGCACTACCGCAGACGtgttctctccttcttcttcagaatttcAACCCCAAATAAATCCTGCATTTGTCGCCATCCTCAGGTTGGAAATGTAATAGCTCCAGATACGGCGCAGGGTTTTGATGAACAGAAATTTTGGGCATCACTCTCTTCATTTCTTGCATTCTGGTAACGTTTACGCACCAATTCATACCTTTTCGGATCAaatttaaggtggaaatgcctTTTTACATGTAAAAGAAAGCACAGAAAGCTGCTGGGATTTTACTCTTGTATCTCTTGCATTCCCCTGACATCTACACTTTTACCTCCAAACCTCATTTACCCCGAGGAACAGAAGCAAACAGCAACCGAATGAATGAATCATTTTCAAATACGTGTGTTATTTAGGCTATATTTGACagtaaaactaaatatttcCTCATTCAGTCACATTAAATGCAGTAGAAACTGAaataatatgtatatttttaatctttaaccCCAAccatgtattttaaaatgaatggaATCCCTGCagattggttaaaaaaaataaatcaaccagAATCAGCTAATGAGAAAGacttat is a window encoding:
- the si:ch211-161h7.8 gene encoding thiosulfate:glutathione sulfurtransferase, producing the protein MFSVHGVSGVFIMLSCVLAQAFCQVATEANSRLYPTLGLVFRAFTTSSPKCGEASENASVVTHSQLKTMLSNRDIQLFDVRNPDEHQAGRILEAVNIPLGTLEESLQLSPELFQQKFEVKAPQKDDDNIVFHCVKGNRSLKALDIAHRLGFSRARHYKGGYTEWVEKEGK